One part of the Helicoverpa armigera isolate CAAS_96S chromosome 3, ASM3070526v1, whole genome shotgun sequence genome encodes these proteins:
- the LOC126053604 gene encoding gamma-1-syntrophin, which produces MMTPIEEKKDEKIRTGMVQVSDGKSRPRPARLVLTMDAVTVQREAPVPTQPIKDKSVPHARERMVQITRQKVGGLGLSIKGGAEHKLPILISKIYKDQAADQTGQLFVGDAVIKVNGEYITACKHDDAVNILRNAGDIVVLTVKHYRAATPFLQKQADGASDTDSSTGDDHPSLHNKTVDANCNTETPKNTEQTNGGWQSAWAEGSEGSRPGSATGSVRSRPPSVASDAHTDNGKEWVDVVSVPLMMGYVTRYVLGTDKLRPGAFEVRGARPHLTTGIIHAEDPAALSNWLKSISDNIVGLTNLQMKLFNRQLGVGERIEYMGWVHEGVLAPQQPWQTYRPKFLVLKGTDVMLFDVPPMNITELAKCPETLKVYQTMFRTVKESETVDWRQHCFLVQSSAAGPAGAAPPGPRYFSAETRRDLLRVEAAWTNNIVSSVVRLGKKTFTVVHMGRAAGLTLDWAAGFSLSEGTPGAKPVWAYRFSQLRGSSDDGKSKLKLHFQDSETKVIETKELECQILQSLLFCMHAFLTAKVASVDPAFLASIQQSN; this is translated from the exons ATGATGACGCCTATTGAGGAGAAGAAAGATGAAAAG ATTCGTACAGGCATGGTGCAGGTCTCGGATGGCAAGTCCCGTCCGAGGCCAGCCCGGCTGGTGCTCACGATGGATGCGGTGACCGTACAGCGTGAGGCCCCAGTGCCTACACAGCCGATTAAGGATAAAAGTGTACCCCATGCAAGG gaGCGAATGGTCCAAATAACGCGGCAGAAAGTTGGAGGACTGGGGCTTAGTATAAAAGGGGGCGCGGAACATAAGCTCCCGATCCTCATCTCCAAGATATACAAGGACCAGGCTGCTGACCAGACTGGCCAGCTGTTTGTTGGAGACGCCGTTATTAAAG TGAACGGAGAGTATATAACGGCGTGCAAGCATGATGACGCGGTGAATATATTGCGGAATGCTGGTGATATAGTGGTGCTTACTGTTAAACACTATAGAGCTGCCACTCCGTTTCTACAGAAGCAAG CGGATGGTGCGTCAGACACGGATAGCAGTACTGGGGACGATCATCCCTCGCTTCACAATAAGACTGTTGACGCCAATTGCAATACTGAGACACCCAAGAACACCGAACAGACTAATGGTGGCTGGCAG AGTGCGTGGGCGGAGGGCTCGGAGGGCAGCCGGCCGGGCAGCGCGACGGGCTCCGTGCGCTCGCGCCCGCCCTCCGTCGCGTCTGATGCACACACCGACAACGGGAAGGAGTGGGTTGATGTCGTCTCAG TACCTTTAATGATGGGCTACGTAACGAGATATGTATTGGGAACTGACAAGCTGCGACCTGGTGCTTTTGAG gTTCGTGGCGCTCGGCCGCACTTGACAACCGGCATCATACATGCGGAAGACCCCGCCGCGCTCTCCAATTGGCTGAAGAGCATCTCTGACAATATCGTGGGACTCACAAACCTTCAG ATGAAGTTGTTCAACCGTCAGCTGGGTGTAGGCGAGCGCATCGAGTACATGGGGTGGGTGCACGAGGGCGTGCTGGCGCCGCAGCAGCCGTGGCAGACGTACCGGCCCAAGTTCCTCGTGCTCAAGGGGACCGACGTCATGCTGTTCGATGTGCCACCC ATGAACATAACCGAGCTAGCCAAATGTCCAGAGACCCTGAAGGTATACCAGACAATGTTCCGCACGGTAAAGGAGAGCGAGACGGTGGACTGGCGCCAGCACTGCTTCCTCGTGCAGTCCAGCGCCGCCGGGCCCGCCGGGGCCGCTCCACCCGGACCTAGATACTTCAGCGCGGAGACCAGGCGGGATTTACTCAGGGTTGAAGCTGCGTGGACTAATAATATTGTTAGCTCTGTGGTTAGGCTTGGG AAGAAGACATTCACGGTGGTGCACATGGGCCGCGCGGCGGGGCTGACGCTGGACTGGGCGGCCGGCTTCTCGCTCAGCGAGGGCACGCCCGGCGCCAAGCCCGTCTGGGCGTACAG ATTTTCTCAGCTCCGAGGGTCCAGCGATGACGGTAAATCCAAACTCAAACTACACTTCCAAGACTCGGAGACCAAAGTCATAGAAACTAag GAATTAGAATGTCAGATCCTGCAGAGCTTGTTGTTCTGCATGCACGCGTTCCTGACGGCGAAGGTGGCGTCGGTGGACCCCGCCTTCCTCGCGTCCATCCAGCAGTCCAACTAG
- the LOC126053573 gene encoding uncharacterized protein LOC126053573 → MPVQVFIHCPNPADPLILFTDAMAFLNVCTRFITGYLEHEHKIIILDPKKIAKNYLTSNFFADLIGCLPLQLIVPFDECEYPSHTIMFMFKLLRCQSLGAQWKNVIGQLQLTYINYVALKILAMLIMFFHWMTYIHYQVPILCYHVYEKDVAFISWLKHFNIMRNKQSASSLFQKYSTNFYLVCGLCIGAGYYTPLDTHFIPELMMSSSMGLIGLMFLTYAVSALLRLAIYRQYETYCFSGKAKELAEYMEFMRLPKYLQRKVRLFINYKFNEHFFHEDAIRNTINEQIRQDINMHCCQRLVMNVPMFQDMPVALINSIIFSLRQVLYMPGQTVVEFNKPGDSIHLISSGTVAVMDATGREVAHLRDGAFFGENALLSPGILRTASIIALEITEIYILDANSFLACLQPYPHLKRRMEDVTSRRTYFTPRPRKKQERSR, encoded by the exons ATGCCCGTGCAAGTTTTCATCCACT GCCCGAATCCCGCGGATCCTCTTATCCTATTTACGGACGCGATGGCGTTCCTGAACGTATGCACACGCTTCATCACGGGCTATCTCGAACATGAACACAAGATTATCATCCTTGACCCAAAAAAGATAGCAAAAAACTACCTCACAAGTAACTTCTTTGCCGACCTAATTGGTTGTTTACCTTTACAACTCATAGTGCCTTTCGATGAATGCGAGTACCCGTCACACACCATCATGTTCATGTTCAAGCTGCTGAGGTGCCAATCATTAGGCGCTCAATGGAAGAACGTCATCGGGCAGCTTCAATTGACCTACATCAACTACGTCGCGTTAAAGATCTTGGCGATGTTGATAATGTTTTTTCATTGGATGACGTACATCCACTACCAAGTACCAATATTGTGCTATCACGTGTATGAGAAAGACGTGGCTTTCATATCTTGGCTGAAGCATTTCAATATTATGAGAAATAAGCAGAGCGCCTCTTCACTATTTCAGAAGTATAGCACGAATTTCTACTTAGTGTGTGGTTTGTGTATCGGCGCTGGATACTACACGCCGCTGGACACGCACTTCATCCCGGAGCTGATGATGTCGTCCAGCATGGGGCTCATAGGGCTCATGTTCCTCACGTACGCGGTGTCGGCGCTGCTGCGCTTAGCGATATACCGCCAGTACGAGACCTACTGCTTCAGTGGCAAGGCCAAGGAGTTGGCGGAGTACATGGAGTTCATGCGATTGCCCAAGTATTTGCAGAGGAAGGTACGACTGTTCATCAACTATAAGTTTAACGAGCACTTCTTCCACGAGGACGCGATCCGGAACACGATCAACGAGCAGATCCGGCAGGACATCAACATGCACTGCTGTCAGCGCCTCGTGATGAACGTGCCCATGTTCCAGGACATGCCCGTCGCGCTCATCAACTCCATCATATTCAGTTTAAGACAAGTTTTGTACATGCCCGGACAG ACGGTGGTGGAGTTTAACAAACCGGGCGACTCCATACACTTGATTTCGTCTGGAACTGTCGCCGTCATGGACGCCACGGGTAGAGAG GTAGCACACCTGCGTGACGGCGCGTTCTTCGGCGAGAACGCGCTGCTGTCGCCCGGCATACTGCGCACCGCCTCCATCATCGCGCTGGAGATCACCGAGATATACAT CTTGGATGCGAATTCGTTCCTAGCATGCCTGCAGCCGTACCCGCACTTGAAGCGTCGCATGGAGGATGTGACGTCACGCCGCACATACTTCACGCCTCGACCCAGGAAGAAGCAAGAGCGGTCACGTTAG